In one Halorubrum sp. CBA1229 genomic region, the following are encoded:
- a CDS encoding ATP-binding protein, whose protein sequence is MHMLVSAVSGWGKGWLAHALAEKNIKGDTYDRVVVLDTSDEFRGLVSKETGPGLAAHWFAGPRERDHFGPDVWGDMIDRNEALVVGRHVSKDDWQEVARDVILACRQSDHNVLVVIDEAHGIAPEGQGYPDDIQDLATDGRTEGGSATSSIWVTQRLAQLCKKVVGNCTARFLGGYQSGNDLNAVKDVLEYPKEAHNTGGQSVPNLPAELHAPDEGAISVRKWVEEGPDGEPQTVNSEWIYSDDSGKIERVESNHYEPECEHVGAEGKRIEVGL, encoded by the coding sequence ATGCACATGCTGGTATCGGCGGTTTCGGGATGGGGCAAAGGCTGGCTAGCACACGCCCTCGCCGAGAAGAACATCAAGGGCGACACCTACGATCGGGTGGTCGTGCTGGACACGTCCGACGAGTTCCGGGGCCTAGTGAGCAAAGAGACCGGGCCGGGACTCGCGGCGCACTGGTTCGCCGGCCCTCGGGAGCGGGATCACTTCGGGCCGGACGTGTGGGGCGACATGATCGACCGGAACGAGGCGCTCGTCGTCGGCCGCCACGTCTCGAAAGACGACTGGCAGGAGGTCGCTCGGGACGTGATCCTCGCGTGCCGGCAGTCGGACCACAACGTGCTGGTGGTCATCGACGAGGCGCACGGGATCGCGCCGGAGGGACAGGGCTACCCCGACGACATACAGGATCTCGCGACCGACGGCCGGACCGAGGGCGGGTCGGCCACGTCGTCGATCTGGGTGACCCAGCGGCTCGCGCAGCTCTGCAAAAAGGTGGTCGGCAACTGCACCGCGCGGTTCCTCGGCGGGTATCAGTCCGGCAACGACCTCAACGCCGTGAAGGACGTGCTGGAGTACCCGAAGGAGGCGCACAACACGGGCGGGCAGTCGGTCCCCAATCTCCCGGCGGAGCTGCACGCTCCCGACGAGGGCGCGATCTCCGTCCGGAAGTGGGTCGAGGAGGGGCCGGACGGCGAGCCGCAGACGGTCAACTCGGAGTGGATCTACTCCGACGACTCCGGAAAGATCGAGCGCGTCGAGTCGAACCACTACGAGCCGGAGTGTGAGCACGTCGGCGCTGAGGGCAAACGGATCGAGGTGGGGCTATGA